A segment of the Aureliella helgolandensis genome:
GTAGTGGCCACGCTGCATTGCACTCTGTCACTTGGTCAACCGTTGTTAGTCACGCAATGCGTTTTGCGCATCCTATTGAGCCGAAACAAAAGAGTGTTGATCGTCCTGAATGAAGAAGCTCACTTTCCAACCAAGCCCCTGCTCTTTTTGTTCCCCCGAGTGCCGTGATGTTCTACTATTGTTTCGGTTTAATGAATAGGACATCTGCGCGCTCGATCCAGCCCTTTCTGAGATCGACACGAAACCAGCCATCGGTGTTCTTCTTCGAAAAGCGGCAGCCCGAACGTGGCCCAAATTCGTTCAGGTCGTATTCTGCCCAGGTCTTTCCCATATCAGGGGAATAGACAAAGCCGCAGGTCGATGTCGAAGCGGGCGCGTATAGAGCTGATAGGATCACTCCATCTTGAATGATCATATTGGCGGATTCAAATTCCATATCGTACAGCCGAGTGTGGGCGGCCTTATTGGTGATGTCTTCGGGGGCGCAGCGGAAGATTCCTCGATCATGTTTGGGGCCAACCTTGGGGCCATTCGCGTCCGCCGCCCAATACAACTGCCCATCCACAAAGTTGATGCCACCAGATTTGAACCGCGAATCGGAGTTAACCGATACGAGCACGTTCCAGTCCCAAGTGTCCGACGCCGCCTCATAGGTGCCACGCAACCAGTGGCATTCGTTGCCAAATCCGCGGTCAATATCACCGGTGCAAGTGTAGAACGCATTTTCGACGGGGTTGTATGTTACTCCATGGATGTGACGGGCGACGAGTGGATTCGCGGCATTGCCAAGCATCGTTTCTGGGGTAGCTCCAGTTTGTTGGAACTTTGGATTTTGTCCGAAGGAATACGCGATCTTTACCGTCTCACCATTGTCGGTGGAGTAGTAGATATTCACTGGGACAGCTCCGCCAATCACATTGCAGTAATTGCCCCATACCAGCATTTCTTTCCCCTGTACGTCCCAGGTATGTTCGCCATCCAACGGGTGGAAATACCAACCGGGCTGATCGGGATCGACGGGCGTATGAGGTAGATAGTCTTGGCCATTGCGATCCGTAACCGTAATTTGTCGGTAGGTCGCGAGATTGTCGGTGCTCAGAAACAATTTCTGGCGGGTCGCAAACAGAATGTTACCGTTCTTCAGGATGCAACTGAATGTGATGTTTTCAGCATCCGGAAACGCCGCGCGGTGAGTCCACGTGTGCCCATTGTCTTCAGAGAGGAAAATGTTCTCCTGATCAAATCCGAATGCCTTGTGATCCCGTTGCGTGTCGATGTAAGGTCCGATTGGGGCCAGCCGGTACCAGAAGTGGTCGGTTTCACCGGTCGCGTATCCAGGAGCGGCATTTAGCGGAAGGGCGAGTTTCGAGTTCAGCAAGGCACCGCATGTGGCGGTAGCGGCGGCGGTCGACAGAAATCGTCGGCGATGTTGAGGGCGTAGTGTCATCATGATTTCCGTTTTGTAGGTAAGGAGACCAATCGCTGGAAGTCCGAGGCGATTCCTGGCGCTAGGGTTGCGAAGGTCGACCGGAGGAAAACCAATAGCAATAAAGTGCAAGTGCTCACGGTCCTGACCATGCGTGGTTAGCGAGCCGACTGTCGGCTAAGATGTTCTGAACTTGCGAGCAAGAGGTTGTGAAATCGTGTCAGTGAGCATCGGCGAGACGAGTCAAGCCTGCGGTTCAAAGCGAATCTCCATGAAGGCTCCAACGGCGTTGGCATTCGTCACAAACTGAGGAATGCCGTTGACGACATCTACCGACTGCCGATGAATGTGACCAGCAAATATTCCCATCAAGTTATCGGCCTCGAAAACCTCGCGATGGAAGTCGAGCGTCGTTTGCGTATGCCCGGCTTCCGGCCATCTGGGACGACGTTCAATTTTGAAATTGCGATCCGTGGCGGCGGACCATTGGGGATTCCCACAACCGAATCCCATGGGACGACCGGGGGCAGCCAACGGAATATGGAGCAGCAGAACCAGAGGCTGACCGCGACTTACCTCCGCCCGGAAGAATTCAAGCTGCTCCGGTAGAATTTCGTAATGCGAATTGTCGATCGCTAGAAAGCGAACACCGTGGACATCGTAGGCGGCCATCAGAGGATGATTCCCCTGATACATTGGCTTCAATCGGCGCTCCGTCCATTCGGCTCGCAGTTCTTGCAATGTCCCCTCCATGCCCTCGTAGTGCCAGTCGTGATTTCCCGCTACATATAGCCATGGAGTCTCGATGGCGCCAAGTCGCTGCGTGACCCATTCGATGGCAGCTTCCGACGGAAAGCTGAAGATGTCTCCCACCAGGGCCAGCAGATCGAAGTGTCCGGATTTAGTTCGGCCGAGAGCTTCTTCGAAACACTGTTCCGGATTGGTTGGCTTCCCGGTTCTAGCATGAGTCGTCGAATTGTAGGCCTTGGCCATTCGGCCACTGTATTCCTGGTACGGTCGGCCTCGCGCGTCATCCGTGAACAGATGAGTGTCAGCCACAATCATGACATTGACTGGGCGAGTCACGGCGGTGGTGTAGAAAGTGACTTTGTGATCGTCAATTGCGAAGGATTCCCCACGGGGTGTTTCGTGGCTGGAGGCCGGTTGAGCACCACTCGTCTTGGAAGCAAATCCGGCAACCGAGGCAGCGGCTCCTGTTTGTACGAATGTGCGACGTTTCATCGAATGAACTCACGAGTGTCTGGCTGCTTTGGAACTGGATTACGACCCCTGTAGCATAGCAGATCTGGTCTGGTGTTTTCCACCGTTGCCCGCGCCTTACCAGGCTGGAACGGACGCGATGTCAGGGGAGCTTGGACCTGAAAACGGACTCATGGTCGCATCGTTGATTCTAGGTCAAGCTGGCGGGCTATTGCCTCGCCTCATTTTCCTGGACAATGGACATCCAGGCCCGGTGATGGTCCGAGCGCGGCCGATGAATGGTCGCCTCATTCCAGAATTACCGTTTCCCGACCCGCGCGCGTTGTCAGCGCGTGCAAAACAGCAATGTCTGTTGCGTTTGAGAGCATTCTTACCGATCCGTCGGCCAAGCCAATGTTCACACCGTTTGTGTGAAAGCTGTAGATGCCGCCCGAGTTTGAGACGTTCACGCCTAGGTCCTTGCGCAGCAACGTTGCGTGATAACTTCCGCTAATTGCCCAGGCGGGTCGCATGATGCCAACACTTCCTACGCCGTACGGCTGATCCGGTTTACCGCGCACATATAGATCGGGGCGGCCAGCTACCTCGGCAACGACCATTGAATTTGAGAGCCCATCGGACACATCTCTGAAGCGTGTTGTTTCCAATCCAGCATAGGTCCCGTCCTTC
Coding sequences within it:
- a CDS encoding metallophosphoesterase family protein, which produces MKRRTFVQTGAAASVAGFASKTSGAQPASSHETPRGESFAIDDHKVTFYTTAVTRPVNVMIVADTHLFTDDARGRPYQEYSGRMAKAYNSTTHARTGKPTNPEQCFEEALGRTKSGHFDLLALVGDIFSFPSEAAIEWVTQRLGAIETPWLYVAGNHDWHYEGMEGTLQELRAEWTERRLKPMYQGNHPLMAAYDVHGVRFLAIDNSHYEILPEQLEFFRAEVSRGQPLVLLLHIPLAAPGRPMGFGCGNPQWSAATDRNFKIERRPRWPEAGHTQTTLDFHREVFEADNLMGIFAGHIHRQSVDVVNGIPQFVTNANAVGAFMEIRFEPQA